The nucleotide sequence ATCTTTCgatatgtttttctaaaatcgTTCGCATCAATGTTATGTCTGTATTCATTTTAACTACAAGTacaataaaaagtattaaaGAGTTTTGATCGCTAAACTGACATACCATAACTGAAAAAGCAcgacaaaaataatgaattttacaagttttgcatgacaacatgagatttgtgggCAGGGGCGTTaacctgcaaaaacaaaacaactttggatATCTTTCCGCGTCttatctctttaattttttcccgtaaagTGCGCAGTAAtttcgaatagtaatctccagttattgtttctacccttattcaaaaaatcaattatgattactccatggcaatcccaaaaaactgaacttttccagcagattctggatacgaaacttcttaggtcttggagaaccagagtgtcgccattccatcgattgttgctttgtttctggatcgtagaaatgtactcaagtTTCATCTATAGTAAtaatttggtttaagaagtctacatcgttttcaaatcgagcatagatcgaacgcgatgcttctacccttacACGCTTTTGGTAAACATTCAAACATTCGGGGATccattttgtagcaatttttctaatgtccaaattgacgtgaactatatgatgaacgcattcgtatgaaatattcagtgcttcagatatccattttagctcaattcgacggtttgataaaatcatgtcatgaactgcatcgatattttcggggactgacacagaaactggccttcccgaccGGTcgtcatcttcaatggaaaatttacccctttgaagtccaatttttcacggtcgcatacgaaggacattgatcaccaagggtattaagtaactctggtttacttttttgacgtcaaacatTACACTGACCCTTCtaattgttcgttgctatggtaaagcaatattttgtttatgcattgAAGtagtctaggctaactagatatcaagaCATCCTCGTAGTATATAGTAGtataagtagcaaccctcgtaatatgTTACTCACCTTTAAGATAAGCCGACCCATAATTCCTAAAGGATCCTGATTAATTGCTATTGCATCTTTattaagaagaatatttttaaattttggttcAATCGTTCGTAAATCAACTGACATTATGAGGGGGGCAGCCATAATACTCCAAATTGCCATTTGAGCTTTACTCTGTTCATAACTCAAGCCATAATTTCCTATTATGAGCTAAAAGCaggaaagaaatataattaCCGTAATCCTATTAGTAACTCAGTCTGTTCCTATACCTTATAGTGGAACTCATTATTAAAGTATTGCGTGAAATGGGCAAACACCGGAGCATCAGAAGCATTGTACGAAGAAGATGCCAAAGTACACAACACAATATAAGGTTTTTAACAAGAGTAAGGTAAAATGTTTTAGATACTACGCATAGAATATCAGATCTGAAACATATTGCTGAAGATTGTACAGTTTTCGGAGAATCATCATCGCATTATCATTTTCAGACTAGAACTAGGCAGAAGTAAGAGAAGATAACTATCTTGGAAAAATATAGCACGAGTTTACGGGTAAACTTAATATACATCCCAAATTGAGGAAATAGTATTGGAGTGGAAGTTGTATATAGATCAATTGTGGAGGCATTTGATTTGAGTAGTCAGAATTTATAGCGAAGTTGTAGTAGcattagttacaaaaaaaagaaaatcggAAGGGTAGATTGTATGAGATCAGTGTAATGATTGAAGTTGAGGGGCCTCCGATCCGTGGGAACTTGACAAAATCACTGATATATTTTTACACATTTGATAACAACTAATTTTGTCGAACATGAGTACTGACGGTGACCATGAGTACATTGATCACAACTGTCAACAAGGTTTGTTAAATATTAGTATCGTGTTTCTAACGGAACGTGTCTGTTAATCAACTAGACTAACACGTTTTTCTTTATCGGGACCTACAATCAATCTTACTATTTCTTAACGACCTTCTGGCTCAACAACCATCACATCATCTTCTCTTAGAAGAGGAAAATATAAACGCGAATAAACACGAAAACGCCTAAAGCAAAAATGCTTCTAATGGTTTGCAGAAATGGAGAAATTGGGAAGGTAATTCAAGGGTGTACCTCGCAATCTTAAATTTATAATCATTTACAGAGATAGTGCTTGGAGTAGCAAATGGAGCTTATCGACAACCTCCCCAAAATTAGAAGGCACACCGACATACGTAGAATGGAAGAAATGTAAACATGCCATACGGAGACTAGCGACTATGGAAGTAAATAAGATCTCCACACTACTACATAGCTTTGTGGGAAGTTTATCAAAAAGAATGGGATATTCTCAAGCAGAAAAAATGATAAGCAACAAAAAGAAGCTCAAACATCTTTCTGACTATCAGAGCCCCTCTGTGTAATCAGCGACATTGCTGAAAAACTACGATAGAAGATATCTGCACTAAGAGTTCAAAAAGGCGGCTGTATATACTGTGAGTTTGAAGAGGAATTATCTATTCATATCTTTGCTGAATGTAACGTACCATAGAATCAGTTCTCGGAACCTGGGAGCAAATTGGATAGTACTTACAGGACCTAAACTGGAGTTCCAATAATCTATCATAGGGTCGGAAACAAAATAACTACTAGTTACATGAGAATTCTCTTTCATGTTTTAGTGAATCATCACTTTATCAAGTTTATATACATACCATATCTGGATCATTCCAATGTCCAGGTCCTGAAAATGGCGCAATACGATCTTGATTTCCACTAAACCAATCTAAAATTCCTGTAACACTTTTCCAACTGTCGTCAATATCGTCCCAGTTTCTCCATAAGTTACATGTTTCAGCAAGTGCTGAATAATTCGACTATGAAgaaggaataaataattattgttaataacatGAATTAACAAGACTATGAATACTGAAATGaacatttcttcaaattttataaaatggtgTGAATAAATTCGATATGGTCTTTAATTGATTAAGTTTTTTCTATTGTCTCTGTAATTTGCCCTTTTCCTTTATGATTGTGCAGTCTTGTAGTATTCTGGAGTGTTCTCAATTTTTCGGACTGTGTTTGAAGTACGTACTTAATCGCTGCGAAATAAACACTTTGATTTCGAATAACCAgtgaataaataatcatttattttatgtattaaatctaaattatattgaaattttgagtaATGAATATGCCAAAGTTTTGGTCAACtcagaaaaacaacaaaaaacgtctatttttagaaacaacatacaTTGCggaaaatgatcaatgcatcaataaaaaactgatttaaataaccttagtgtaatctATGTATATctcttatattttgaaaaaacaaaatctataaaagaaattcaacGCCGTTGACAACCAATTAACTTCACTTATATATGTgacatataaaacaaaaaacgcgACGAACCAATGAATAAAAGATCTGATGTTGAATTATCTCaacatatttacatatttattacactacaaaaatatacattctGCCAACGAATAGTTTGTATTCCAATTATGTATTGTTTTGAGTTAATGAGCGGCAGACAGTGAAAGCTCTTCTGTTTCCCAacttaataaacaattttaagacTTTACAACAAATTTTCCAACCCAGGTGGCACAGCTCGGTTATGGGTGCTGGTGGAAGATTAGGTTCATTTGGTTTCatgttcacaatttttgtttttgatccTATATTCACAATAACAACCATTTTCAAACCATTTCGACCGCCTCAGAACCGATTGCTGAATTTTGCATACTTGTTGCTTAAATTACAATAATCACGCTGGAATCAGTAAGGTAGTAATAGAAGCGgaagcggcccgcgggccgtatctttgacatgCTTGACATGACTGAGTAAAATTACTTGGGAGTCCTTACGAgattttatgtcaaaaaatgactcGTAACTCAAATCATGAACCTTGGAATTCTGCTTGTAACTTTTCTTTGCCGTTTTCATAGCGGATTGGGGTTCAAATTCCAGTTCATAATTAGAATTGGTAATCAGAATCAAAgctaatattcaattttttcaccaTCTTAAATATTTCCccttcttttttctcttttcttaacACTTACTCTTGTTTCTTCTACTATTCAGTTTCTTGATACGTAGATGTCAAGCTTTCGTGCCGTTTGTTGGTAGGTTGGCCGGGAGGTACCCTTGAACATGGTCCGTCCAATATCTTCGTCTCGATCTCGTGAATCGTACTATATCCTGAATTCTTTTCTTACAACTTTGCTCCTTATTTGATCTTTTAGGTTCACTCCTTTAATAgttctcaatattttcatctctgCTACCCTCATCATATTCTTCGTTTTTGTTGTGCCCGCTCGAGTTTTCCCTGCATATGTAAGTATAGGTCTTACGATAGTTTTGTATACTATCGGTGAACATATTTAATTGGATTCGTACCTTTGTTGTGAGTTTTTGGCCCTTATGATCTCGGCTCCTAAGTATATACATTGCATACATTAGTGAATGGGGTTGTTGTTCACAtgtaatttacattttgtttcCAGATTATgtcttaaataaaatatttcaagaattaATGAACAAACAACAACTGAAATATTGGttaaaaattcgattttctGTGCCACTTGACTAtaatcaaactttattttattgaaaactaattCATACATACCTTACTGACAAATAAATGAATCCACTGTccacacaaaatattttcacaaattattgtCTTTAAAAGTCCACTAAATTGAATTGACAATGGTAACAATTACTGAATAGATATATTAAATACCTACTATGTATAACTAGAaactaaggaaaaaattgaaacgaaaCAAAAATCACGCGCTACTAAAATATTCTCAGTCGGAAGAATTCAAGCGAACGAGAGCGCGAAAAGTGTTAGGATAGGTATTTCAAACCTATAATTGTGTTCCGCATCAGAACATATGTTTTTTACTTACTTCCATATTATTTGGTTCTTGATATGCAGGCCAACTACAGGAATAAACTATTGGACGGTTTGTtgcatttaaatatttacccaTTTCGATATAACCTACAAACAAGTAAGTTTCAGTTCATATTATGACGAAGTGAAAATATCatagttaaaattttcaaaatagcaCTTGTCGAGATGACAAAGAAAAGATTAGGGCCAGTTTTATTAGGTAGAAACGATCAGCTGCTAGAATACCAGCTACGTCATTATGttcacatttttgttttgtatatatttttatgccAAACAGAACCTCACTAACATTATGTTGGAGTTATGAGGATGTGTGTTATCTCTTGGCTATAcaaacgaatatatttctaacTAACGAATTTATTAAGACTTGTTGCCGTTCCCACAGCTTTGAAGAACCGGTAACGTCACTTGTTCTTGtcacaaaccttctattattctagtaacctaACCTCAAGAGCCAATGAAAATTCGCTCCCaaattggcgcgtcgttttgggagcgaattctcgttggctgcttcccagctgaTGCTGATTTTAAGAATAGTGAATGTTAGCACCGTAGCGTTTGTCAATGTAGGATGTCGATTCCTTGCCATGCTCGACTATTTCCTTTGTTACCTTGTAGAAATAACAAGAGCTGTCGAAAGTTTTTCAGATGTTCCTTCGGTAGTAATTCTCCCTGCAGTGTCCAGTGCGTATGCCAGTAACTTTCCTGGGATCTTTTTTGCTCTAATGAAATGCCTTTGGGTCTAATAagacaaaaaaggaaaaaaagaaagtaCCTCGAATCAATACCCTCAATGTTGTTTGTAGAATGAAATCCGCAATAATCTGATCTGATAGGGTGATTGATTGGAGTGATCCAGTCCAGTAACTCCTTCGTtctttgagatatcaatttggaaattttaGGGATTATAGTCCTAGTCTTcacatttcaaatttgtttacaATCTTACAGAATGTTCCAGAATGCTAAGCTATATCAACTATGTTGTGTTCTATGGGGTATTTAAAAAAGCTACTTACAGGAACGAAGCAATGAAAAAACTATTCTATTTACTACAGTAAACGTACGCGTGTTTATTATCACAATAGTTGTTTGAAATAACCTCAACAGACATCTATGCATGCTTGATGCATTTCTATAGAAACATTCCGAAATCATTCCGTATTCTCTCCATCATGTCATCCCTTGTTGTTGGAGGTATTTTGTACATTACTCAATGTGACCTCAGAAACATGAGTTCATTTTACTGTCACTGTACTGGACCATTCCTTTCAATCTATCTTCCAGGAAGTTCTTTGTTCACCATTAATTGATTGATTAACGCGAGCAGGAGTACTACATCCTTTGACGTGTACGATCTAGGGCTTCTACTTCGTATTCGCACATACATACAAAATTATGTCGCGACATTGCGTATTCATTCACTAATAAACAACTAAGAAACgtggagaaaaaaatatagaaaattaaacaTCGTATTACGTTAACTTATGCTAGTTTATACGGTTTCCTAAATCAAGAATTATAACAACATAATACCTTTATCAATGAAAATCCAGTCAGAGTTGCAGCCATCAAATTTCAAGTAATCTACTTCCCATTCAGCAAATGTATCAGCATCAGTTTTTAAATGGTCGATACTGCCCGGATAACCTGCACATGTTTGTGTACCGTAATCTGCatatattccaaatttcaatCCTTTGCTGtgaatctaaaaaataaaaaaagttaattgtgATCGTAATCTAATGGATAAGTTCATCTCTCCTAAACCCATCAGAAATAGATAATAACTATCTCTAGTTATAATGAATAgtactttttgattattttacataaagagaCAAAGTAAGATTACGAAATCACAAATCTATTTTGATAGTGTGGTTTTCAAAGTTGCCACTGTTTAGTAAAACACTGGAAAGCTCAAAATTTAGTGAATGTGCGACAAATTCTGCTAAATcgaattttcatagaaaaggCTACCATATTGTTGTGAACGCACCgcgtatatatgtatatttctttcttgttaTTAATCTGTTCGCCGCatatactgaattttgttaCCGTGGCAACAAGCTGTATtgtgatttctatttttagacctttttttgcTGTCGCCGTCGGCTAGCGCTGGGAcaaaagataaatagaaaaagaaatgtaacaCTTGCTTATGTATTTTGTTGATGTCAATTAGTAAGAGTggataaatgttaaatttagtTAAATAGTAAATACAGTCCACTAGTTATTGGTTTATAGTTTAATGATGTAGTAAAGGtaaataagaagaaagtttagtgttttatttgccattacaaatgaactaaaaaataacgtaatcagGAATCTCCTGTACACATATAAATACGGACTGAAGAGTTTTTATTCAATACTTCAATTGTTGTTAATAAAGATAAACCAGATTTGCTTGTAGCAACTATGAATTAAAGATTATCTACATTTACGATTGCTGATCCCTTCACTTCACTACGCTGCCAATCCAATGTAACCTATTATGTATATATTCAATCTAGAAACAGACAAGTCAGAACCTGTTGAAACGTGCCTGAATTCGAGAGAGTACAAAAATTGATAGTGACCTGTGATTAAATAAAAGCATTTAAAGAGGTTGACTTTAATGCAAATTCACAAAGATTTAGTAGATACATTAGGAAAATTTACAGTATCATATCATATAATGAAGAAGTGGTATCGTGGGTTTAAATATGATACGACTGCCGTGTACAGTAGAAGATACAGGTGCAGCAACCACAAATGCTACCGCATCCGGAAATATTTATGATCCAGTATTGCAATAGCTACACGTATTTATTAGATACATAGTGGTGTTCCATACCACGTGGTACATAATATACTTACTGCCTGACTGAACACGAATGTTGACAGCAAAGTCGGAAACACATTTGTCTTTTTTGTCTTCTAGCGCAGTACGAACACGATAACATTTTCTAGCAAAACTAGTATAAACTGTATAAATCCATTACTATGATGGAGAGACCAAAATCCATAACTTGATAGAATGTTACTAgaggaatattttcaaaaaatcttctaaaatCTCGCTGGAGTTTTCCTTCCCATCCCctttcaaaagtacaaaatccTAAAATTCACGGAAACTCTAATAACTCCTTTAAAAGTAGTTCGATAAGATcgtgatttttttcatttgttattgaatgaattataatattattcaatagttttatattttcgGTTCAAAACtattgattaatttgaaaaaatatgataaatgataaattaatatcattattcGTATGAACTGGGATTGAAATGgacaattaataataatattatcgaCTCATATATCGTTTGATATACTAATAAAATGACGTTATGATAATTAAACTTACTGTATAGTTAGTCAAATACTTATTAATGTGTTTTATCAGAGGTATAGCGATAaaaggtatattttttttaaatagattatAATTTTGGTAGTTTTGGTTCGAAAAGAGCTCCCTTGTTCCTTTATAGGCCTTTCCATTATCCACCACCCATGGACCGACCATGTTTCGGACTGGCAAAACCAGCAGTTGTTTCACTTAGTACTAAGTGCTTTAGACCATTATCCCACCCATCCGAATTTATTTGGCACTcaagcaaatttttttttattatattcacaaGATATGAACGGCATTACATAATATTTACAAGATATTTACATGTTCAGTTTTAGTCTACAGAAATGGATTCACATCATCTTCTTCGGGATGAATTAGTTCAAGTTCAAGCCTGATAATCCCATGCAGTGCTCACACATTGGAAAAACGGggcaaatttgtttttttgcaCTCACAGTAGCTACCACACCTTTTTTGCAAGCAACTGATAATTTAATCCACATTTCATCGGGAGCAAATGGTTTGATGCTTGTAACTGGtttcggagtttttttcaaaccTCTATTGTGTTGAATGTTTCGAGCTTTTTACCCCCCACTCTGCGGCAGTTTGTTTCCCAACGACGACAGATAAATAAGTGTTGGTTGCAAGCTTGACACGTTGGTAATAGTAGTACTAGGAAAAATCTTGACTATAGAGAAATTTTGTTTGTCAATGTCACAAATCGGTGAGGTCGTGCCTTgtttaatgaataatatttttctaaaccaTACAAACGCAGCATGTATTTCTCTTTGGCCGTTACCAAGTCTTCTTTCGATGCTTAGCTCCGAAGTTCAGATGTTGTAAGCAAATCCAttgattctatttttcaaatgcCATGAATATAAGAAGTGTGACACACGCCGTAAATGCATGGATAAACAATAGAAGCTGTCGAGAGTTGTAGGATCGCTCTCTTCCGGCCGACAGAGGACAGTACTCTCTTTTCGTAATAACCATGTTTTAAAGTTGATTAGAAGCGTTTATCACTAATATTTTCATCTATCAATTAACAACACAACAATATAAAACGCCACTTGAGATGTTACTTGCTTTTAAGATGCTGGCCGAAACCTAAATATGACCAATGAATCTATCAGATGGAAAAGTGTAGGCCTAATAATCACAGTACTACATATCTCACATGACAATCCTAGTATAATAACCAACACATCATAATTCAGAGTTTCCACGATCATACTTTAACAGTGACAGCAACTGCCGCACGAGATGTTATAGCCCATTATTTAAGGTGATTGATTAGTATGATAAAGTTTAGATCCTCATTTATCCCATAAGATAtccatttgaaaatttgaggaattATAGCCAACATTAATCtttacattataaaattatttataatctgaCATGCTATTACAGAATGCTACGCCATATCACAAGAACTGAGCTACTTCAGTGTGCAAAGAAATCTTGACAAAATGCACCCTTACCACATTTACTTGCAACAGCAATTAACTGGAGTTGATTAGCATTTTGTAGGTGTACTTCACGAAATGTTAATCAACAGAGAGAGTTCTATTTGGAGATGAAGCCACATTTATTGATAATGGTTGTGTTAACAGGCAAAACTTTCACTATTATTCATCAACTAATCCATATCACATAATGACATAGGCAAACTAAATGGTCGTTGAATGTGAGAGGATATATTGTTGGAGAATATGTAGTAGgaccatatttttttgaggaaTCTTTCAATACTGAAATGTATTTAGATTTTCTAGTAATCGAAGAATGTGGTTTTTGCAAAATTGATACCCTATTAACGCTAATCAATTGATTAATGGTGAACTGAATAAACTATTTCCTGGGAGATAAATCAGAAGAAATGGTCCAGAACAGTGCAAGCAGATTTCAATGGACTCATTTTTAGCGGGTCATATTAAGAAAGAATGGATGATATGATGGAAAGAAGACGGAAATGTTTCTATAGAAATGCTCcataaattttaaatctaatgtatacaaatagtaaataatattataacctagtcaataacaaataaaaattaaagtttctGTGAATGTTATCATTTTTAACCTATGAGGAAGGCTGGGAGAGAAAACTTCAGCAGAATTTTTGGCGAATATATTGATTTACCCTAATTTTTTACGAACTTTGATATGTTTTGATCTTCATTGCTTTGGCAAACGCAAATTTATATCATGGCATGAATCATGAAACAAAACTCAACTCACGTAGTCGGAAAGATTCTTGATTCCGTAAGGGAATCTATCTGGATCTGGCTGCAACCTTCCATTATTATCTCTCTCTTTGGATGTCCAGCAATCATCTATCATTATATATTCATATCCGGCTTCAAGATAACCATCAGAAACCATATGGTCAGCCATAGTACGAAACAGCTTATCACTGTAACAGATTTCTTTTGATCATTGACTTTTTCATAGATGATATTTTCAACGAAGATTTTTCCTACTTAGAAgcaaaaaagttacaaaatagGTAAACTAATTCCTAAGGAGaaaaatattaggaaaattAAGAACCTAATaccgaaaacaaatttttttgataaagataaaCTTTAAACAAAACCAAAACGGATTACAAATTGAATAGATACTAAATGGGAGGATTAGTTCCGAATTTTGCACAAAAATTCAGTCAAGGGCTTACCTGTGACCAGAATTTTAATCAAGATTAAATGCAGCACCGGTCATCAACAGAACAAGTAATAAAATACGATCAGATATACTTGTAATTTTgtcactaattttaaaaatatagttgaagaacagaaaagaaaatgaaatgcCTCTCAAAATTAAagctgaaaaattaattattaatttcgaATAGGATTAAGGATTGaggattaaaaataaaactgtccaaaagtttttcaaaatgccAATGTTTCGTTCTTTT is from Diorhabda sublineata isolate icDioSubl1.1 chromosome 1, icDioSubl1.1, whole genome shotgun sequence and encodes:
- the LOC130444220 gene encoding alpha-N-acetylgalactosaminidase-like, with amino-acid sequence MDNTIKKLLVLLVPMIVDCLDNGLARTPPMGWMQWERFRCLTDCEAYPDECISDKLFRTMADHMVSDGYLEAGYEYIMIDDCWTSKERDNNGRLQPDPDRFPYGIKNLSDYIHSKGLKFGIYADYGTQTCAGYPGSIDHLKTDADTFAEWEVDYLKFDGCNSDWIFIDKGYIEMGKYLNATNRPIVYSCSWPAYQEPNNMESNYSALAETCNLWRNWDDIDDSWKSVTGILDWFSGNQDRIAPFSGPGHWNDPDMLIIGNYGLSYEQSKAQMAIWSIMAAPLIMSVDLRTIEPKFKNILLNKDAIAINQDPLGIMGRLILKKDKMDIWTKPLKPKEDGRKLFAIAIMSHRVDGYPYRFNFTLGELNITDSNQFHIKNIFESTSSVIVNDKELIFTRIKPTGGALFVVTQQK